TATATGCCCTTAAGTATTTCCTCAGAGAAGGATTAATCTTATAGAAAGGTTTTTTTTTGGACATATAATTTTCTTCCATAAGCTGTTTTATCTGAATCTGTCTGCAGATTTCACCAAATCCTCATCTTTTTTAATGGATTTAATAGCTAAAAATATAAATATTAACTTTAAAAAAGGCAGAAAGGTAAAATAGGAAAAAATAAAGACAGCATCTGATACTAAGTTTTGCTGTTCAGTATGGAAGGTAAGCCTGATAAGTATGGATAAAACCAGTATCAGTAAAAAGATAAACCATCCTATCTTTATCTGGAGAGGGCGATTTTTAAATAGAAAAATGTTTATAGCGGATAAGCCTATGATGAAAATATTAGAAAGTAAAAGGCTTATATGATCGGTTATGTAAAAAGCTCTTACTGATTCGCCGATTAATTTAATTTCGTAAATCGGAGTGAAAAATAAGACGGCAGCCAGAAAAATTATTATCAAAAAATATACAGTTTGTATTCTCTGAATCATTGGTTTTATTTTAGGGAGTTAACGGTAAAAATTTAACT
This sequence is a window from Chitinophagaceae bacterium. Protein-coding genes within it:
- a CDS encoding DUF4293 family protein, encoding MIQRIQTVYFLIIIFLAAVLFFTPIYEIKLIGESVRAFYITDHISLLLSNIFIIGLSAINIFLFKNRPLQIKIGWFIFLLILVLSILIRLTFHTEQQNLVSDAVFIFSYFTFLPFLKLIFIFLAIKSIKKDEDLVKSADRFR